The following coding sequences are from one Arvicanthis niloticus isolate mArvNil1 chromosome 14, mArvNil1.pat.X, whole genome shotgun sequence window:
- the St8sia3 gene encoding alpha-N-acetylneuraminate alpha-2,8-sialyltransferase ST8SIA3: MRNCKMARVASVLGLVMLSVALLILSLISYVSLKKENIFTTPKYASPGAPRMYMFHAGFRSQFALKFLDPSFVPITNSLTHELQEKPSKWTFNRTAFLHQRQEILQHVDVIKNFSLTKSSVRIGQLMHYDYSSHKYVFSISNNFRSLLPDVSPIMNKRHNICAVVGNSGILTGSQCGQEIDKSDFVFRCNFAPTEAFHKDVGRKTNLTTFNPSILEKYYNNLLTIQDRNNFFLSLKKLDGAILWIPAFFFHTSATVTRTLVDFFVEHRGQLKVQLAWPGNIMQHVNRYWKNKHLSPKRLSTGILMYTLASAICEEIHLYGFWPFGFDPNTREDLPYHYYDKKGTKFTTKWQESHQLPAEFQLLYRMHGEGLTKLTLSHCA; encoded by the exons ATGAGAAATTGCAAAATGGCCCGAGTCGCCAGTGTGCTAGGGCTGGTCATGCTCAGCGTGGCCCTGCTGATTTTATCGCTTATCAGCTACGTGTCTCTGAAAAAGGAGAACATCTTCACCACTCCCAAGTACGCCAGCCCGGGGGCGCCCCGAATGTACATGTTCCACGCGGGATTCCG GTCACAGTTTGCGCTGAAGTTTCTAGACCCGTCATTTGTGCCCATTACGAATTCTCTCACCCATGAACTCCAAGAGAAACCTTCTAAATGGACATTTAATCGGACAGCGTTTTTACATCAAAG gcAAGAAATTCTTCAGCATGTCgatgtaataaaaaatttttctttgaccAAGAGTAGTGTTCGGATTGGACAACTGATGCATTACGATTACTCCAGCCATAAATATGTTTTCTCTATTAGCAATAACTTCCGGTCCCTGCTCCCAGATGTGTCACCCATTATGAATAAGCGTCATAATATTTGTGCTGTGGTTGGAAACAGTGGAATCTTGACAGGGAGTCAGTGTGGACAAGAAATAGATAAATCAGATTTTGTTTTTCGATGCAATTTTGCCCCGACAGAGGCTTTCCACAAAGATGTTGGAAGGAAAACCAACCTCACAACCTTCAATCCAAGCATCTTGGAAAAATATTACAACAATCTTTTAACCATTCAGGACCGTAACAACTTCTTCCTCAGTTTAAAAAAGCTTGATGGGGCCATTCTTTGGATCCCTGCGTTTTTCTTCCATACTTCTGCAACCGTAACGAGAACGTTAGTGGATTTTTTTGTTGAGCACAGAGGTCAGCTAAAGGTCCAGTTGGCTTGGCCTGGAAATATCATGCAACATGTCAACAG GTACTGGAAAAACAAACACTTGTCACCCAAACGACTGAGCACAGGTATCCTTATGTACACCCTTGCATCTGCAATATGCGAAGAGATCCACTTGTACGGTTTCTGGCCTTTTGGATTTGACCCCAACACCAGGGAGGATCTGCCTTACCACTACTATGACAAAAAAGGAACCAAATTTACCACCAAGTGGCAGGAGTCTCACCAGCTGCCTGCTGAGTTTCAGCTGCTCTATCGAATGCATGGGGAAGGGCTCACGAAGCTCACTCTGTCACACTGTGCCTAA